A genomic segment from Nematostella vectensis chromosome 6, jaNemVect1.1, whole genome shotgun sequence encodes:
- the LOC5508359 gene encoding smoothelin-like protein 1 codes for MSRFGSVADRREFFRRAMEQENKPASSRPRIRSDNSDIARARRTRDINRTEVKTETITETKRSDEETKSDQETNRSDEVTKRSEPETTDRTEKVEESEKQNSDKINNNDETQIESNAEAPIEAKLDGPTSPTSPTTPTSPRTPTSPTSPISPTSPSRKEPRVLKKKPMMQRQQSVSSLVLTWCQDVTKDYPGVEIKNFSTSFYDGLAFCALIHKFNPDKFDFSELTPEDRRHNWTLALETGESVGISQMFDLEMMLRQRKPEPRSVQCYVQMIFSKYRPKDLDMSNLRIA; via the exons ATGTCAAGGTTCGGGTCCGTGGCGGATAGACGAGAGTTCTTCCGGCGAGCAATGGAGCAGGAGAACAAGCCGGCGTCATCAAGACCTCGAATCAGGTCCGATAACTCGGACATAGCCCGGGCCAGACGGACGCGTGACATCAATCGCACGGAGGTCAAAACAGAGACAATAACAGAGACCAAGAGATCCGACGAGGAGACGAAGTCCGACCAAGAGACTAACAGATCCGATGAGGTGACGAAAAGATCCGAACCGGAGACGACAGATCGCACGGAGAAAGTGGAAGAGagcgaaaaacaaaacagcgATAAAATCAATAATAACGATGAGACACAGATAGAAAGTAACGCTGAGGCGCCTATTGAAGCAAAGCTGGATGGTCCAACATCGCCTACTTCACCCACAACCCCAACTTCACCCAGAACACCGACTTCGCCCACCTCACCAATATCACCAACTTCGCCTTCAAGAAAGGA GCCCCGAGTTCTAAAGAAAAAACCCATGATGCAACGCCAGCAGTCAGTATCATCTTTAGTGTTGACGTGGTGCCAAGACGTCACAAAAGACTATCcg GGTGTCGAGATCAAGAATTTCAGCACTAGCTTCTATGACGGCTTGGCTTTCTGTGCACTCATACACAAGTTCAACCCGGACAAGTTCGATTTTAGTGAGCTGACTCCAGAGGATCGGAGGCATAACTGGACGCTTGCCCTGGAGACAGGAGA GTCTGTCGGGATATCACAGATGTTCGACCTCGAAATGATGCTGAGGCAAAGGAAGCCCGAGCCACGCAGTGTCCAGTGCTACGTGCAGATGATCTTCAGCAAATACAGACCCAAGGACCTCGACATGTCTAATCTCAGAATCGCGTAA